In Lacrimispora indolis DSM 755, a genomic segment contains:
- a CDS encoding class I fructose-bisphosphate aldolase: MAMLGKEVRMSRLVNPESNKMMAITVDHAISRGIALLKGLHQIQETVDKVVKGRPDAITVTKGIAEHCMWPYAGKVAMLMKISNYSPAEPTKDTIFGSVDEAVRMGADAVSMGAMTFGNFQSEQFESIGRISEECMAKGMPLIGHVYPKGEMVPADQQTAWENIAYCVRSACELGMDIVKTTYTGDPDSMAKVVACVPSTFRIVIQGGDKCKTLEDYLVMTREAMDCGVGGVTMGRFVWEYQDVTALIITLRYMIHKGYTVKEAKELLAQLEHDRNYDSF; encoded by the coding sequence ATGGCAATGTTAGGAAAAGAAGTAAGAATGAGCCGACTGGTGAATCCGGAGAGTAATAAAATGATGGCAATCACAGTGGATCATGCAATTTCAAGGGGAATTGCTCTGCTAAAAGGACTTCATCAGATTCAGGAAACTGTGGATAAGGTTGTGAAGGGGCGTCCTGATGCAATCACCGTGACAAAAGGAATTGCTGAGCATTGTATGTGGCCTTATGCCGGTAAGGTTGCGATGCTGATGAAGATATCAAATTATTCGCCGGCAGAACCGACGAAAGACACGATTTTCGGATCGGTGGATGAGGCCGTTCGGATGGGTGCTGACGCTGTTTCTATGGGAGCGATGACATTTGGTAACTTTCAGAGTGAGCAGTTTGAGTCTATTGGCAGGATTTCTGAGGAGTGTATGGCAAAGGGAATGCCGCTGATCGGTCATGTTTACCCCAAGGGCGAGATGGTTCCTGCAGATCAGCAGACTGCATGGGAGAATATTGCCTATTGTGTACGAAGCGCCTGTGAATTGGGCATGGACATTGTAAAAACTACATATACCGGCGACCCAGATTCCATGGCTAAAGTAGTTGCCTGTGTACCATCCACATTTCGGATTGTGATTCAGGGCGGTGACAAGTGCAAGACATTGGAAGATTATCTGGTGATGACCAGAGAGGCAATGGATTGCGGTGTTGGCGGTGTTACAATGGGCCGTTTTGTATGGGAGTATCAGGATGTTACAGCATTGATAATCACATTGCGATATATGATTCATAAAGGGTATACCGTAAAAGAAGCGAAAGAGCTTCTGGCCCAGCTGGAGCATGACCGGAACTATGACAGTTTTTAA
- a CDS encoding HD domain-containing protein, translated as MADKNNMEELFRQIDHHLLHDERPSEYLEEISREPWFLDYPFSMLLKMKETPQSKRYHPEGSVWNHTMMVVDEAAKRKMESKDAKTLMWAALLHDIGKPGVTKNRKGKITSYDHDSEGEQLAVDFLSCFSGDESWIRAVAKLVRYHMHILYVTGGLPFGDIAGMKRETDISEVALLGLCDRIGRGGSILEDETKAVREFQKKMRNM; from the coding sequence ATGGCAGATAAAAATAATATGGAAGAGCTGTTCCGGCAAATAGACCATCACTTGCTTCATGACGAACGTCCATCGGAATATCTGGAAGAAATCAGCAGGGAACCGTGGTTTTTGGATTACCCGTTTTCCATGCTTTTAAAGATGAAGGAAACTCCTCAGTCAAAGCGGTACCATCCGGAAGGAAGTGTATGGAACCATACCATGATGGTAGTGGATGAGGCAGCAAAACGGAAAATGGAGAGTAAGGATGCCAAAACTCTGATGTGGGCTGCTTTGCTTCATGATATCGGCAAGCCGGGCGTGACGAAAAACCGGAAAGGAAAGATAACCTCATATGATCATGATTCGGAGGGAGAGCAGCTGGCAGTTGATTTTTTATCCTGTTTTTCCGGTGATGAATCATGGATCAGAGCGGTTGCAAAACTGGTCCGGTATCATATGCACATCCTGTATGTGACAGGAGGACTTCCTTTTGGCGATATTGCCGGTATGAAACGGGAAACAGATATCAGTGAAGTTGCACTTTTGGGACTTTGCGACCGGATCGGAAGGGGCGGAAGCATTCTGGAAGATGAAACAAAGGCGGTCAGGGAATTTCAGAAGAAAATGCGGAATATGTAG
- a CDS encoding Fic family protein — translation MFFSLNSLGLNSGFFFSPLSGDALTLFPFEPTLSSQIEGTQATLDDILDPHIEQNTNHNVSEVINYIKATDFATERLKTLPLCCRLLLETHEVLLSDVRDSERNPGEFRRSQNWIGVQGSTLKTARYIPPSPDDMQNAMSDLEKYMNETDQTDPLIKIALIHYQFETIHPFLDGNGRIGRLMVNLFLKENRLLTYPTLYISYFLKRNRIKYYDRLTEVREKGTFEQWVKFFLQGIYESAEDSIETIDALAALHDKNISIVTATDTRTGILKKLFAHLEQTPIIDIKKTAAALGNSYNTTSTAVKKLMKLGVLVQVDNSKRERSFSYEEYLAILRKDT, via the coding sequence ATCTTTTTCAGCCTGAATTCTCTCGGACTCAATTCGGGCTTCTTCTTCAGCCCGCTCTCTGGCGATGCGCTCACGCTCTTCCCATTTGAGCCGACTCTCTCCTCACAAATTGAAGGCACACAGGCCACCCTTGATGATATCTTAGACCCACATATTGAACAGAATACTAATCATAATGTTTCTGAGGTCATTAACTACATTAAAGCAACAGACTTTGCAACCGAGCGCCTGAAAACGCTGCCCCTGTGCTGCCGTCTCCTGCTGGAAACCCATGAGGTGCTGCTAAGTGATGTGCGTGACAGTGAAAGGAACCCCGGTGAGTTTCGCCGCAGTCAAAATTGGATTGGAGTTCAAGGAAGTACGCTGAAGACGGCAAGGTATATACCACCATCTCCGGATGATATGCAAAACGCAATGTCTGATTTAGAGAAGTACATGAACGAAACAGACCAAACCGACCCACTGATTAAAATTGCGTTGATTCACTATCAATTTGAAACCATCCATCCGTTTTTAGATGGCAACGGACGTATTGGACGGCTGATGGTTAACCTGTTTCTCAAAGAAAACAGACTGCTTACTTACCCGACACTTTATATTTCTTATTTCTTAAAACGGAACCGTATTAAATATTACGATCGGCTGACCGAGGTGCGGGAAAAAGGGACCTTTGAACAATGGGTCAAGTTTTTTCTTCAAGGTATTTATGAGTCTGCCGAGGATTCCATCGAAACCATAGATGCATTGGCTGCACTCCACGACAAAAATATTTCTATTGTAACGGCTACGGATACCCGGACAGGTATTCTGAAAAAGCTGTTTGCCCACTTAGAGCAAACGCCGATTATCGACATTAAGAAAACTGCCGCTGCGCTGGGGAATTCTTATAATACCACCTCCACCGCTGTAAAAAAGCTCATGAAACTTGGCGTCCTTGTTCAGGTAGATAATAGCAAGCGCGAACGCAGTTTCTCCTATGAGGAATACCTGGCGATACTTCGTAAAGATACGTAA
- a CDS encoding D-2-hydroxyacid dehydrogenase yields MKIVVLDGYTENPGDLSWGALEALGELTVYDRTPADKVVERIGDAEVVYTNKTPLNAHIIKNCPTIKFIGVLATGYNIIDMAATKAAGIVVSNIPSYGTDAVAQYAIALLLELCHHVGAHSDSVLAGEWAKHEDWCYWKYPLVELAGKTFGVIGFGRIGRRTAQIASAFGMEVLAYDEYSDQMEKTDFCRYVSMNELLGQADVISLHCPLTPSTEKLVNQSTISKMKAGVKIINTSRGALIDEQDLCNALDSGKISGAAVDVISEEPIRADNPLLHTKNIIITPHIAWAPKESRQRLMGIAVDNLKAFVDEKPINVVNQ; encoded by the coding sequence ATGAAGATTGTAGTTTTAGATGGTTATACCGAAAATCCGGGAGATTTGAGCTGGGGAGCGTTGGAAGCTCTGGGTGAATTAACCGTGTATGACCGGACACCTGCGGATAAAGTTGTGGAGCGAATTGGCGATGCGGAGGTGGTGTATACAAATAAGACACCTTTAAATGCCCATATTATCAAAAACTGTCCGACTATAAAATTTATTGGTGTATTGGCAACCGGTTATAATATTATTGATATGGCTGCTACCAAAGCTGCCGGGATCGTGGTTTCCAATATTCCTTCCTATGGCACAGATGCAGTGGCTCAATATGCCATCGCTTTGCTATTGGAGCTTTGTCATCATGTGGGAGCACATTCTGACAGTGTTTTGGCAGGGGAATGGGCAAAGCATGAAGACTGGTGCTACTGGAAATATCCGCTGGTGGAACTGGCAGGGAAGACATTCGGTGTTATTGGCTTTGGCAGGATCGGCAGAAGAACAGCACAGATTGCATCGGCTTTTGGAATGGAAGTGCTGGCATATGACGAGTATTCCGATCAGATGGAGAAGACAGATTTTTGCCGGTATGTATCGATGAATGAACTTTTAGGACAGGCGGATGTTATCAGTCTTCATTGTCCCCTGACACCGTCTACAGAAAAATTGGTCAATCAAAGTACGATTTCCAAAATGAAGGCTGGAGTGAAGATTATTAATACTTCCAGAGGTGCATTGATTGATGAACAGGATTTATGTAATGCATTGGATAGCGGCAAGATAAGTGGTGCAGCGGTGGATGTGATATCCGAGGAACCAATCCGGGCAGATAATCCGCTGTTGCATACAAAAAATATAATTATTACCCCACATATTGCCTGGGCGCCGAAGGAATCACGGCAGAGGCTGATGGGTATTGCAGTTGACAATTTAAAGGCATTTGTCGATGAGAAACCGATTAATGTTGTAAACCAATAA